One Papio anubis isolate 15944 chromosome 9, Panubis1.0, whole genome shotgun sequence genomic window carries:
- the LOC101004463 gene encoding taste receptor type 2 member 50, whose translation MIPFLHIFFSVLILVLFVLGNFTNGFIALVNFIDWVKRKKISLADQILTALAVSRVGLLWALLLNWYLTELNPAFYSVELRITFYNAWVVTNHFSMWLAASLSIFYLLKIANFSNLIFLHLKRRVRSIILVILLGALLFLVCHLLVVNMDEIMWTEEYEGNMTGKMKLRNAAHLSYMTVTTLWSFIPFTLSLISFLMLIFSLCKHLKKMQLHGEGSQDPSTTVHIKALQTLISFLLLYAIFFLFLIISVWSPRRLQNEPVFMVCKAVGNIYLSFDSFVLIWRTKKLKHIFLLILCQIRC comes from the coding sequence aTGATACcttttctacacatttttttttcagttctaataTTGGTTTTATTTGTTCTTGGAAATTTTACCAATGGCTTCATAGCACTGGTCAATTTCATTGACtgggtgaaaagaaaaaagatctccTTGGCTGACCAAATTCTCACTGCTCTGGCAGTCTCCAGAGTTGGTTTGCTCTGGGCGTTATTATTAAATTGGTATTTAACTGAGTTGAATCCAGCTTTTTATAGTGTAGAGTTAAGAATTACTTTTTATAATGCCTGGGTTGTAACCAACCATTTCAGCATGTGGCTTGCTGCTAGCCTCAGCATATTTTATTTGCTCAAGATTGCCAATTTCTCcaaccttatttttcttcatttaaagagGAGAGTTAGGAGTATCATTCTGGTAATATTGTTGGgggctttgttatttttggtttgtCATCTTCTTGTGGTAAACATGGATGAGATTATGTGGACAGAAGAATATGAAGGAAACATGACCGGGAAGATGAAATTGAGGAACGCAGCACACCTTTCATATATGACTGTAACTACCCTGTGGAGCTTCATACCCTTTACGCTGTCCCTGATATCTTTTCTGATGCTAATCTTTTCTCTGTGTAAACATCTCAAGAAGATGCAGCTTCATGGTGAAGGATCTCAAGATCCCAGCACCACGGTCCACATAAAAGCTTTGCAAACTCTGATCTCCTTTCTCTTGTTATAtgccattttctttctattcctaatcATTTCGGTTTGGAGTCCTAGGAGGCTGCAGAATGAACCAGTTTTCATGGTTTGCAAGGCTGTTGGAAATATATATCTTTCTTTCGACTCATTCGTCCTAATTTGGAGAACCAAGAAGCTAAAAcacatctttcttttgattttgtgtCAGATTAGGTGCTGA